A window from Osmia lignaria lignaria isolate PbOS001 chromosome 8, iyOsmLign1, whole genome shotgun sequence encodes these proteins:
- the LOC143305553 gene encoding uncharacterized protein LOC143305553 has product MELTIKAKTQMSRVEMLRRIMDKMPEMLDETTPEDIESISVQLDEIHKLFQKEHPYLEMTWPASQASHPYLKDDYYELEMGVVLEVRHRLVLIQTHILRTLTATLPSSEAPKEDWPHLNRLKLADPDFYKPRSIDIIIGADNYGRIIKPNLVKGSPSMPVAQLSIFGWLVIGSASTRQARAYSSFNASISQDSDAALRELLTKFWIQEEPPTETTSQLTPEEQECENHFLATHGRDSTGRYVARIPLKSNTKVLGTSYSTAHFCLRRTLNKLSRNPEYREQYQRFMREYEDLGHMKKAFSISPNDTSIYYLPHHGVFKPDSEATKLRVVFNGSSPTTTGISVNDIMHTGANLLLNITDVLLWIRHHKCIFATDITKMYRQVRVHEDDWNLQRILWIDEESNEVPYTLTTVTYGTKAAPFLAVRALLQLAEDEGQRYPLAVPSIKYARYVDDIFGGADSLDSLIEIASQLTDLCNAGGFPLAKWHSNEASLLEAIVPCNNSQSTSIFLDDCNTKILGLRWNTVNDSFTFTTKSHHNLNFTKRLVLSEVAQIFDPLGFLSPVIIRAKVLLQELWLLNLKWDDPLPSHVTTRWTAIREDLTSLAYSQYQGGSTPTTILQWNCTVSLTLHNSPWQQ; this is encoded by the exons ATGGAGCTGACCATCAAGGCCAAGACCCAGATGAGCAGAGTCGAAATGCTGCGAAGGATAATGGATAAGATGCCGGAAATGCTCGACGAGACAACTCCTGAGGACATCGAATCCATTTCAGTCCAGCTGGATGAGATACATAAGCTCTTCCAGAAAGAGCACCCCTACCTGGAGATGACGTGGCCAGCAAGCCAAGCTTCGCATCCTTACTTAAAGGATGACTACTACGAGCTCGAGATGGGCGTGGTGCTCGAAGTGCGACACCGTCTCG TTTTGATACAAACTCACATATTACGAACTTTAACTGCAACATTGCCATCTTCTGAGGCACCCAAGGAAGACTGGCCACATCTCAACCGTCTCAAGTTGGCAGATCCTGATTTCTACAAACCAAGATCAATCGACATTATCATCGGTGCCGACAATTACGGACGGATTATTAAACCAAATTTAGTTAAAGGTTCGCCATCAATGCCAGTCGCCCAGCTTTCTATATTCGGATGGCTCGTTATTGGATCAGCAAGCACACGTCAAGCTCGTGCTTATTCATCATTCAATGCATCAATCTCGCAAGACAGCGACGCTGCTCTGAGAGAATTGCTGACGAAATTCTGGATTCAAGAGGAGCCTCCAACGGAAACAACATCTCAACTCACACCTGAAGAACAGGAGTGTGAAAATCACTTTCTTGCAACGCATGGGCGTGATTCTACTGGGCGATACGTGGCGCGTATTCCTCTTAAATCAAATACTAAAGTCTTGGGTACTTCTTACAGTACTGCTCATTTCTGTTTGCGACGCACGCTCAACAAGCTCAGCAGGAATCCTGAGTATCGTGAACAATACCAACGGTTCATGAGAGAATACGAGGACCTCGGTCACATGAAGAAGGCTTTTTCAATTTCGCCCAACGACACATCAATCTATTATCTTCCTCATCACGGAGTTTTCAAGCCTGACAGCGAAGCAACAAAGCTGCGGGTTGTCTTTAATGGCTCAAGTCCAACAACAACTGGAATTTCTGTCAACGACATCATGCACACTGGTGCGAATCTTCTGCTCAACATCACCGACGTTTTGCTGTGGATTCGACATCACAAATGCATCTTCGCCACGGACATTACAAAAATGTACCGTCAAGTACGAGTACATGAAGACGATTGGAATCTCCAACGGATACTGTGGATTGATGAGGAATCAAACGAAGTCCCATACACACTAACAACGGTCACCTACGGTACCAAAGCTGCACCATTTCTTGCTGTCAGAGCCCTGTTGCAACTTGCAGAGGACGAGGGTCAACGTTACCCACTGGCAGTACCATCCATCAAATATGCAAGGTATGTCGACGACATATTTGGTGGTGCAGATTCTCTTGattcgttaattgaaattgCTTCACAATTAACTGACCTGTGCAACGCGGGCGGTTTCCCTCTTGCAAAGTGGCATTCAAACGAAGCCTCTCTGCTTGAGGCCATCGTGCCTTGTAATAATTCTCAAAGCACATCAATTTTTCTAGACGACTGCAATACCAAAATACTCGGATTGCGATGGAATACTGTCAACGATAGTTTCACATTTACTACAAAATCTCACCACAACCTCAATTTTACAAAACGCCTTGTATTATCTGAAGTAGCACAGATATTTGATCCGCTTGGCTTTTTGTCACCAGTCATTATTCGAGCAAAGGTACTCCTGCAAGAATTATGGCTTCTCAATCTCAAATGGGATGATCCATTGCCATCCCATGTTACTACACGATGGACTGCGATCAGAGAAGATCTTACAAGTCTGGCATACTCTCAATACCAAGGTGGTTCAACACCTACAACAATTCTACAGTGGAACTGCACGGTTTCTCTGACGCTTCACAACTCGCCATGGCAGCAGTAA